A genomic window from Cydia strobilella chromosome 26, ilCydStro3.1, whole genome shotgun sequence includes:
- the LOC134753154 gene encoding GDNF-inducible zinc finger protein 1-like isoform X3, giving the protein MDITHNVDDKSSNEDALLCCRACLSTNGRLFNMHEYKLADAFAHITGTPVVRDRQPQHLCAYCGARLLKCASFRDMCLQAQQSLTLLLLKEKLNTQNISRIKPPSNHLNLTITNIETTNSLAEDIKHEPDIDNIDIVDIDGIIGKTDLKEEVEKTEDKRPARNRKRKIGTAKKNQAIKIKNNDEPEVSISDTKIKTEIEIERITYDEYAVETKKEEIESDDNIDDVDSDKDFLIAKTPVKRTAVKKKVALKKETKKDTKTGREVKRKRKEGKRKFRDPANDNMPIFDFAKFENAHAVKIVILTKEEQMDEINLRKKTRNYLESNFRCDDCGRGFDADAAYNNHLMRHSPSEGQYPCEICGMRFKLKCMCQRHQDVHRLKFICNECSYVSRDRYQARRHHAMHTGKTYECQHCGKVFKKSSTYLSHVRMAHPALNAACDVCGETFVGQLGLKLHKSRAHAEKPQQFKCTTCSANFVSLEALNRHTDTAGEHGDLRPCEQCGENCASEEALQEHVEEMHPKETYNCSECGMTFPSAAACELHHKRKHLGQRYTGTKIDRAMRKRYAQKPQPKGVFVCEQCGRVAKNATLLRYHQRSHQEVKPFACNICPKSFPLKTALEEHIRSHTGEKPYQCPECPLAFSLKGNFNRHHKTAHQGVRANVPCSICGRVFSTKAVLRTHVNTVHHGQPWPKRDRTKRPKSGHTTPSGDTLVLTHTKQ; this is encoded by the exons ATGGATATAACACATAATGTAGACGACAAGTCTTCAAATGAGGACGCGTTGTTATGCTGCCGCGCCTGCCTGTCCACCAACGGGAGATTGTTCAACATGCATGAATACAAGCTTGCCGACGCGTTCGCTCACATCACAGGTACTCCT GTTGTCAGGGACAGGCAGCCACAGCACCTGTGCGCGTACTGCGGCGCGCGGCTGCTCAAATGCGCATCTTTCAGAGACATGTGCCTGCAGGCACAGCAATCGCTCACACTGTTGTTACTTAAGGAAAAG TTGAATACACAAAATATTAGCAGAATAAAGCCTCCGTCCAACCACCTTAATCTTACAATTACCAACATTGAAACCACAAATTCTCTAGCAGAAGACATCAAACATGAACCTGACATAGACAATATAGACATAGTAGACATCGACGGTATCATAGGCAAGACTGATTTGAAAGAAGAAGTTGAAAAAACTGAAGATAAAAGACCAGCTAGGAATAGGAAAAGAAAAATTGGAACAGCCAAGAAAAATCaagcaatcaaaattaaaaacaatgatGAACCCGAAGTCAGTATTTCGGACactaaaattaaaactgaaaTCGAAATTGAACGCATCACTTATGATGAATATGCAGTTGaaactaaaaaagaagaaattGAATCTGATGATAATATAGACGATGTAGATAGTGACAAGGATTTCTTAATTGCTAAAACGCCAGTGAAAAGAACTGCAGTTAAAAAGAAAGttgcattaaaaaaagaaactaagAAAGATACAAAGACAGGCCGAGAAGTAAAAAGGAAAAGAAAGGAGGGCAAAAGGAAGTTCAGGGATCCAGCGAATGATAACATGCCTATATTCGATTTTGCTAAATTTGAGAACGCTCATGCAGTTAAAATTGTGATTTTAACCAAG GAGGAACAAATGGACGAAATAAACCTACGGAAGAAAACCAGGAATTATTTGGAGTCTAATTTTCGGTGTGACGACTGCGGGAGAGGTTTTGACGCTGATGCGGCCTACAACAATCATCTGATGCGACACAGCCCT agCGAGGGCCAATATCCGTGTGAGATCTGCGGCATGCGCTTCAAGCTAAAATGCATGTGTCAACGTCACCAAGACGTGCATCGGCTCAAGTTCATATGCAACGAGTGCAGCTACGTGTCTAGAGACAG GTATCAAGCGAGACGGCACCACGCCATGCACACGGGCAAGACGTATGAGTGTCAGCACTGCGGGAAGGTTTTCAA AAAAAGTTCGACTTATCTGTCGCACGTGCGAATGGCTCACCCCGCGCTGAACGCCGCGTGCGACGTGTGCGGGGAGACGTTCGTGGGACAACTAGGGCTGAAGCTGCACAAGAGCAGGGCGCATGCAGAG AAACCGCAACAGTTTAAGTGCACGACGTGCTCAGCAAACTTTGTCAGTTTAGAAGCTCtgaacagacacacagacacggCCGGCGAGCACGGAGACCTGCGGCCGTGCGAGCAGTGCGGCGAGAACTGTGCGAGCGAGGAGGCGCTACAGGAACATGTTGAGGAGATGCATCCGAAAGAAACCTATAACTGTTCAGAG tgCGGCATGACTTTCCCGAGTGCAGCGGCGTGCGAGTTACACCACAAGCGCAAGCATTTAGGCCAGCGATACACCGGCACTAAAATCGACCGCGCCATGCGCAAGCG gtACGCGCAGAAGCCGCAACCGAAAGGGGTCTTCGTGTGTGAGCAGTGTGGACGAGTTGCGAAG AACGCGACCCTGCTACGGTACCACCAGCGCAGCCATCAGGAAGTGAAGCCGTTCGCCTGTAACATTTGCCCGAAGAGCTTCCCCTTGAAAACGGCGCTAGAG GAGCATATCCGGTCGCACACGGGGGAGAAGCCGTACCAGTGCCCCGAGTGCCCGCTCGCCTTCAGCCTGAAGGGGAACTTTAACCGGCATCACAAAACT gcgcACCAAGGAGTTCGCGCGAACGTCCCGTGCTCGATCTGCGGGCGCGTGTTCTCCACTAAAGCGGTGTTGCGCACGCACGTCAACACCGTGCACCACGGCCAACCGTGGCCCAAGAGAGACCGCACTAAACGGCCCAAGAGCGGCCACACCACACCCAGTGGCGACACACTAGTACTCACACATactaaacaatag
- the LOC134753154 gene encoding zinc finger protein 69-like isoform X4, which translates to MDITHNVDDKSSNEDALLCCRACLSTNGRLFNMHEYKLADAFAHITGTPVVRDRQPQHLCAYCGARLLKCASFRDMCLQAQQSLTLLLLKEKLNTQNISRIKPPSNHLNLTITNIETTNSLAEDIKHEPDIDNIDIVDIDGIIGKTDLKEEVEKTEDKRPARNRKRKIGTAKKNQAIKIKNNDEPEVSISDTKIKTEIEIERITYDEYAVETKKEEIESDDNIDDVDSDKDFLIAKTPVKRTAVKKKVALKKETKKDTKTGREVKRKRKEGKRKFRDPANDNMPIFDFAKFENAHAVKIVILTKEEQMDEINLRKKTRNYLESNFRCDDCGRGFDADAAYNNHLMRHSPSEGQYPCEICGMRFKLKCMCQRHQDVHRLKFICNECSYVSRDRYQARRHHAMHTGKTYECQHCGKVFKKSSTYLSHVRMAHPALNAACDVCGETFVGQLGLKLHKSRAHAEKPQQFKCTTCSANFVSLEALNRHTDTAGEHGDLRPCEQCGENCASEEALQEHVEEMHPKETYNCSECGMTFPSAAACELHHKRKHLGQRYTGTKIDRAMRKRYAQKPQPKGVFVCEQCGRVAKNATLLRYHQRSHQEVKPFACNICPKSFPLKTALEEHIRSHTGEKPYQCPECPLAFSLKGNFNRHHKTAHEGIRENVPCTICGRVLSTKSSLALHVNTVHHGQPAPKRNRTKRNKSENKQEDCS; encoded by the exons ATGGATATAACACATAATGTAGACGACAAGTCTTCAAATGAGGACGCGTTGTTATGCTGCCGCGCCTGCCTGTCCACCAACGGGAGATTGTTCAACATGCATGAATACAAGCTTGCCGACGCGTTCGCTCACATCACAGGTACTCCT GTTGTCAGGGACAGGCAGCCACAGCACCTGTGCGCGTACTGCGGCGCGCGGCTGCTCAAATGCGCATCTTTCAGAGACATGTGCCTGCAGGCACAGCAATCGCTCACACTGTTGTTACTTAAGGAAAAG TTGAATACACAAAATATTAGCAGAATAAAGCCTCCGTCCAACCACCTTAATCTTACAATTACCAACATTGAAACCACAAATTCTCTAGCAGAAGACATCAAACATGAACCTGACATAGACAATATAGACATAGTAGACATCGACGGTATCATAGGCAAGACTGATTTGAAAGAAGAAGTTGAAAAAACTGAAGATAAAAGACCAGCTAGGAATAGGAAAAGAAAAATTGGAACAGCCAAGAAAAATCaagcaatcaaaattaaaaacaatgatGAACCCGAAGTCAGTATTTCGGACactaaaattaaaactgaaaTCGAAATTGAACGCATCACTTATGATGAATATGCAGTTGaaactaaaaaagaagaaattGAATCTGATGATAATATAGACGATGTAGATAGTGACAAGGATTTCTTAATTGCTAAAACGCCAGTGAAAAGAACTGCAGTTAAAAAGAAAGttgcattaaaaaaagaaactaagAAAGATACAAAGACAGGCCGAGAAGTAAAAAGGAAAAGAAAGGAGGGCAAAAGGAAGTTCAGGGATCCAGCGAATGATAACATGCCTATATTCGATTTTGCTAAATTTGAGAACGCTCATGCAGTTAAAATTGTGATTTTAACCAAG GAGGAACAAATGGACGAAATAAACCTACGGAAGAAAACCAGGAATTATTTGGAGTCTAATTTTCGGTGTGACGACTGCGGGAGAGGTTTTGACGCTGATGCGGCCTACAACAATCATCTGATGCGACACAGCCCT agCGAGGGCCAATATCCGTGTGAGATCTGCGGCATGCGCTTCAAGCTAAAATGCATGTGTCAACGTCACCAAGACGTGCATCGGCTCAAGTTCATATGCAACGAGTGCAGCTACGTGTCTAGAGACAG GTATCAAGCGAGACGGCACCACGCCATGCACACGGGCAAGACGTATGAGTGTCAGCACTGCGGGAAGGTTTTCAA AAAAAGTTCGACTTATCTGTCGCACGTGCGAATGGCTCACCCCGCGCTGAACGCCGCGTGCGACGTGTGCGGGGAGACGTTCGTGGGACAACTAGGGCTGAAGCTGCACAAGAGCAGGGCGCATGCAGAG AAACCGCAACAGTTTAAGTGCACGACGTGCTCAGCAAACTTTGTCAGTTTAGAAGCTCtgaacagacacacagacacggCCGGCGAGCACGGAGACCTGCGGCCGTGCGAGCAGTGCGGCGAGAACTGTGCGAGCGAGGAGGCGCTACAGGAACATGTTGAGGAGATGCATCCGAAAGAAACCTATAACTGTTCAGAG tgCGGCATGACTTTCCCGAGTGCAGCGGCGTGCGAGTTACACCACAAGCGCAAGCATTTAGGCCAGCGATACACCGGCACTAAAATCGACCGCGCCATGCGCAAGCG gtACGCGCAGAAGCCGCAACCGAAAGGGGTCTTCGTGTGTGAGCAGTGTGGACGAGTTGCGAAG AACGCGACCCTGCTACGGTACCACCAGCGCAGCCATCAGGAAGTGAAGCCGTTCGCCTGTAACATTTGCCCGAAGAGCTTCCCCTTGAAAACGGCGCTAGAG GAGCATATCCGGTCGCACACGGGGGAGAAGCCGTACCAGTGCCCCGAGTGCCCGCTCGCCTTCAGCCTGAAGGGGAACTTTAACCGGCATCACAAAACT